Proteins from one Chroococcidiopsis sp. CCMEE 29 genomic window:
- a CDS encoding DUF1361 domain-containing protein, protein MRDALNYLLTMVRWVLRRNIKRIVWNLFLAFVPLALSVWLFRRERRSRSLVWWLGLLVFFAFLPNAPYILTDVIHMIRDIRTIRSVWIVTLVVFPVHLLFILTGFEAYVLSLINMGYYLHRIGRSKWIPGAELLTHALCAVGIYLGRFPRFNSWDIVTQPDELVVYTIEDLTNKRPLVIVLVTFLIVAGLYWIMKQVTLGILLQRRKATLVTRQ, encoded by the coding sequence ATGAGAGATGCACTAAATTACCTGCTAACTATGGTGCGGTGGGTTTTACGCCGCAATATTAAACGCATCGTTTGGAATTTGTTTCTAGCTTTTGTGCCTTTGGCTTTGAGTGTTTGGCTATTTCGTCGCGAGAGGCGATCGCGTTCTTTGGTTTGGTGGCTAGGATTACTGGTTTTCTTCGCTTTCTTACCCAATGCGCCTTATATTTTGACGGATGTCATTCACATGATCCGCGACATCCGCACTATCCGCTCAGTATGGATAGTTACCCTTGTTGTGTTTCCTGTGCATCTGCTATTTATTTTGACTGGCTTTGAAGCCTACGTCTTATCCTTAATCAACATGGGTTACTACTTGCATCGCATAGGTAGGAGCAAATGGATTCCAGGTGCTGAATTGCTCACTCATGCTCTGTGTGCAGTTGGTATTTATTTAGGTCGGTTCCCACGGTTTAACAGTTGGGACATCGTGACTCAACCGGATGAGCTAGTTGTCTACACAATTGAGGATTTAACGAATAAGCGTCCACTGGTGATTGTTTTAGTAACCTTTTTAATTGTTGCTGGTCTCTACTGGATTATGAAACAAGTAACTCTAGGAATTCTCCTGCAAAGACGCAAGGCAACGCTCGTTACCCGCCAGTAA
- a CDS encoding DUF1995 family protein, with translation MAELPNSLENAIAQSIDATKVAIADGYSRLQVELLFPELKLMPIAKQFLAGFDSFGSKLKVFFPDAGAAALARRDWQDAPFTILDIGTGRVPVEKQIQPEDQAFLFIAPSAVEVAQVEKLCEAVGERPVIMLNPSLEDAAIVGVGYAGRQLRDRFLNNIESCYYLRAVEEAALFRCYPSPWQIWLETEDDYELFKELPKKPVGDEMDRILAKQTQPADTPAPKKAGIIASMQRFLRIGR, from the coding sequence ATGGCAGAACTTCCTAATTCCCTTGAAAACGCGATCGCCCAATCTATAGACGCAACTAAAGTGGCGATCGCTGATGGTTATTCCCGGCTCCAAGTTGAGTTGCTGTTCCCAGAACTCAAACTTATGCCGATCGCGAAGCAATTCCTAGCTGGATTTGATTCTTTCGGTTCCAAACTAAAGGTTTTCTTTCCCGATGCTGGTGCTGCTGCTCTCGCTCGTCGTGATTGGCAAGATGCCCCATTTACAATTCTCGACATCGGGACAGGAAGGGTGCCTGTAGAGAAGCAAATTCAGCCAGAAGATCAGGCTTTCTTGTTCATTGCCCCTTCAGCAGTAGAAGTGGCTCAGGTGGAAAAACTGTGCGAAGCCGTTGGTGAGCGACCTGTGATTATGCTCAATCCCTCTCTGGAAGATGCAGCAATTGTGGGTGTTGGCTACGCAGGGCGGCAATTGCGTGATCGCTTCCTTAACAACATTGAGTCATGCTACTATCTGCGAGCTGTAGAAGAAGCAGCACTATTTCGCTGTTATCCTTCCCCATGGCAGATTTGGCTAGAAACCGAAGACGACTACGAGCTGTTTAAAGAACTGCCTAAAAAGCCAGTTGGTGATGAAATGGACCGTATCTTGGCAAAACAAACTCAGCCAGCCGACACTCCAGCACCTAAGAAGGCTGGGATTATTGCTAGTATGCAACGGTTTTTGCGGATAGGTCGATAA
- a CDS encoding DUF4278 domain-containing protein has translation MKLTYRGVSYEYNPPIMELTEGEIGGKYRGANWSQSYLRHIPIPQPVANLKYRGVAYSTGHPVDVEASQLRKRYVNGETLTTVEAVPTVSSRKQLLDELNNAHLTSIRRNLEHRLQVARAKGDQNLIRLLEAEAEHIV, from the coding sequence ATGAAACTTACTTATCGTGGTGTCAGCTACGAATACAACCCTCCTATTATGGAATTAACTGAAGGTGAAATTGGCGGTAAATATCGAGGTGCAAATTGGAGTCAAAGTTACCTCAGACATATTCCTATACCTCAACCGGTTGCTAACCTTAAATACCGTGGCGTTGCCTATAGTACTGGTCATCCAGTAGATGTAGAAGCTAGTCAACTACGCAAGCGTTATGTGAATGGCGAAACTCTTACAACAGTTGAAGCAGTGCCAACAGTTAGCAGTCGTAAACAACTCTTGGATGAATTAAATAACGCTCATCTCACCAGTATTCGCCGGAATTTGGAACATCGCCTTCAGGTAGCACGAGCCAAAGGTGACCAAAACCTGATCCGCCTTCTAGAAGCTGAGGCAGAGCACATAGTGTGA
- a CDS encoding DUF655 domain-containing protein codes for MLASFQQKHSPHQPPALPQDPLVQVYFNHTESSKYQEPYRHQIRPGEDLEQKIVEAIASAQSTVDVAIQELRLPKVAQALVKRQEAGVKVRIILENTYSRPWSAFTTADVAKLPPRERDRYNEFRQLVDRNQDGQLDRGEINQRDALAILRQGKVPWIDDSADGSAGSNLMHHKFVVVDGRTLIVTSANFTTSDIHGDFSNPNSLGNANNLLQINSSELAALFTQEFNLMWGDGSGGKPDSKFGLKKPWRPAQQIQLGKNTIKVHFSPTSPTRAWSQSSNGLIGDTLGLAVRSVDLALFVFSEQRLANMLETNHQRGVQVRALIDPQFAYRPYSEALDMMGVSLSNKCKNEIDNRPWKNAIATVGVPQLPKGDLLHHKFGILDQQTVITGSHNWSAVANSGNDETLLVIHNPTVAAHYVREFDRLYTHAYLGLSANLKKKIQAQQKQCPQIKQGQLYDRSDQSSQKVNLNTASLKELEALPGVGAKLAQRIVQTRQQQPFTSLEDLDRVPGVGSKLLQKLSDHVTW; via the coding sequence ATGCTCGCGAGTTTTCAGCAAAAACATTCCCCGCATCAGCCTCCGGCTCTGCCTCAAGATCCTTTAGTACAAGTTTACTTTAACCATACAGAATCTTCTAAATACCAGGAGCCTTACCGCCATCAAATCCGCCCTGGAGAGGATTTAGAGCAAAAAATAGTTGAGGCGATCGCTTCTGCCCAGTCTACAGTAGATGTGGCAATTCAAGAGTTGCGCTTACCTAAAGTTGCTCAAGCACTGGTGAAACGACAGGAAGCTGGGGTTAAGGTGAGGATAATTCTGGAAAATACTTACAGTCGTCCTTGGAGTGCGTTCACAACAGCTGATGTGGCTAAACTGCCGCCAAGAGAGCGCGATCGCTACAATGAATTCCGTCAACTGGTTGACCGTAACCAAGATGGTCAACTCGACCGGGGTGAAATCAACCAGAGGGATGCTTTAGCTATCTTACGCCAGGGGAAAGTGCCGTGGATTGATGATAGTGCTGATGGTTCAGCGGGTAGCAACCTGATGCATCACAAATTCGTTGTTGTCGATGGTCGCACTCTCATCGTTACCTCAGCGAATTTTACGACCAGCGATATTCACGGTGATTTTAGCAATCCCAATAGTCTAGGCAATGCCAACAACCTTTTGCAGATTAACAGCTCTGAGTTAGCAGCCTTATTTACCCAAGAATTTAATTTGATGTGGGGAGATGGGTCAGGTGGCAAGCCTGACAGTAAATTTGGGCTAAAAAAGCCTTGGAGACCAGCTCAGCAAATACAGTTAGGGAAAAACACCATAAAAGTCCACTTTTCTCCCACATCTCCAACAAGAGCCTGGAGTCAGAGTAGTAATGGTTTAATTGGTGACACCTTAGGTTTAGCTGTCCGATCTGTAGATTTAGCACTATTTGTCTTTTCCGAGCAGCGTCTTGCCAACATGCTAGAAACTAATCATCAACGAGGTGTTCAAGTTCGAGCTTTAATTGACCCCCAGTTTGCTTATCGCCCTTACAGTGAGGCATTAGACATGATGGGAGTCAGCCTCAGCAACAAGTGTAAGAATGAAATTGATAACCGTCCCTGGAAAAATGCGATCGCTACAGTTGGTGTACCTCAGCTACCCAAGGGCGATCTCTTGCATCACAAATTTGGCATTCTAGACCAGCAAACAGTTATTACGGGTTCTCACAATTGGTCAGCAGTTGCTAATAGTGGCAATGATGAAACACTACTAGTCATTCACAACCCTACCGTTGCCGCTCATTATGTACGGGAATTTGACAGGCTCTATACTCATGCCTATCTCGGTCTGTCAGCTAACCTAAAGAAAAAAATTCAGGCACAGCAGAAGCAGTGTCCGCAAATAAAGCAGGGGCAGCTTTATGATCGTTCTGATCAAAGCAGCCAGAAAGTTAATCTCAATACCGCTAGCTTGAAGGAGCTAGAAGCCCTTCCCGGAGTGGGTGCGAAACTGGCACAGCGGATCGTTCAAACCCGTCAGCAGCAACCCTTTACATCACTAGAAGACTTGGATCGAGTTCCTGGGGTTGGTTCTAAGTTGTTGCAGAAATTAAGCGATCACGTTACCTGGTAG
- a CDS encoding cysteine desulfurase family protein yields the protein MQIYLDYSATTPPRPEAIAAMQAVFTQQWGNPSSLHEWGQRAATVVEQARMQVAGLLNARAESIIFTSGGTEADNLAIMGVTRSYTKPQHLIISSVEHSAVAEPARLLEQWGWDVTRLPVDAKGMVNPLDLQAALRPDTVLVSVVYGQSEVGTLQPIETLAKIAHSHGVLFHTDAVQVAGRLPIDVQQLPVDLLSVSSHKIYGPQGAGALYIRPGVELVPLLWGGGQELRLRSGTQAVPAIAGFGIAAELAAQEMPTETPRLIALRDHLFHQLADTPSLVPTGDRASRLPHHVSFCVHNNNEKISGKSIVRQMNLAGIAISAGSACHSGKVTPSPVLLAMGYQESAALGAIRLTLGKHTTQADIDWTAMVLKQVLQRLIPVQLVVSR from the coding sequence ATGCAAATTTATTTAGATTACAGTGCCACTACGCCGCCGCGTCCAGAAGCGATTGCTGCGATGCAAGCAGTCTTTACCCAACAGTGGGGTAATCCCTCCAGCTTGCATGAGTGGGGGCAACGGGCAGCAACGGTGGTGGAACAAGCGAGAATGCAGGTCGCTGGCTTGCTTAACGCCCGTGCTGAATCGATTATCTTCACTTCGGGCGGCACGGAGGCAGATAATTTGGCAATTATGGGTGTTACCCGCAGCTACACCAAACCCCAGCATTTGATTATTTCCAGTGTGGAACATTCGGCTGTGGCAGAACCAGCTCGGCTGCTAGAACAGTGGGGCTGGGATGTTACCCGATTGCCAGTAGATGCCAAAGGAATGGTTAATCCTCTAGACTTACAAGCAGCATTGCGACCGGATACAGTCCTAGTTTCAGTGGTTTACGGTCAAAGTGAAGTTGGTACACTGCAACCGATTGAGACTTTAGCAAAGATTGCCCATTCTCACGGTGTTCTGTTCCATACAGATGCCGTTCAGGTAGCGGGGCGCTTGCCCATAGATGTACAACAGTTGCCAGTAGATTTGCTTTCTGTTTCCAGCCACAAGATTTATGGTCCTCAGGGGGCTGGGGCGCTTTATATCCGTCCTGGTGTAGAGTTAGTGCCGTTACTATGGGGCGGGGGGCAAGAATTGCGGCTGCGTTCAGGCACACAAGCAGTACCGGCGATCGCTGGATTTGGCATCGCAGCTGAATTGGCAGCACAAGAAATGCCAACGGAAACACCACGCTTAATTGCCTTGCGCGATCACTTGTTTCACCAGCTGGCTGATACTCCCAGCCTAGTTCCTACTGGCGATCGCGCATCACGCTTACCTCATCACGTTAGCTTCTGCGTACATAATAATAATGAAAAAATCAGTGGTAAAAGTATTGTGCGGCAAATGAATTTAGCGGGCATTGCTATCAGTGCTGGCTCTGCCTGCCACAGTGGCAAAGTTACCCCCAGCCCCGTGCTATTAGCAATGGGCTACCAAGAATCAGCTGCTCTAGGAGCCATCCGCCTGACACTCGGCAAACACACCACTCAAGCTGATATCGACTGGACAGCAATGGTACTGAAGCAAGTATTACAGCGACTCATACCCGTACAATTAGTTGTTAGTCGTTAG
- a CDS encoding NAD(P)/FAD-dependent oxidoreductase, protein MSQQPARICILGGGFGGLYTALRLSQLPWESQRPQIVLVDQSDRFLFSPLLYELLTGELQTWEIALPFEEILANTGVRFCQGIVAEIDIHEQRVQLQDGPEITYERLVLALGGETPLDMVPGAMSCAFPFRTLADAYSLEERLRVLEESEADKIRVAIVGAGYSGVELACKLADRFRERGRFRLIELTDQILRTSPEFNRQSASKALEARGVWIDLETRIESIQSDAIALEYKNQVDTIPVDLVIWTVGTRVAPVVRSLPLKQNQRGQLTTTPTLQVVEHPEIFALGDLADCRDAEGQQVPATAQAALQQGDYAGWNIWASLTNRPLLPYHYQHLAEIMTLGTNNATFAGLGITLDGPLAYVARRLAYLYRMPTLDHQLKIGLNWIVGPIIESLEVRG, encoded by the coding sequence ATGTCCCAACAACCTGCACGCATTTGTATTCTCGGTGGCGGCTTTGGTGGTCTTTACACGGCACTGCGCCTCAGCCAGCTGCCTTGGGAGTCGCAAAGACCGCAAATTGTCCTGGTCGATCAGAGCGATCGCTTCTTATTCTCGCCTTTACTATACGAACTCCTGACCGGAGAACTGCAAACCTGGGAAATTGCCTTGCCGTTCGAGGAAATTTTAGCTAATACAGGTGTGCGATTCTGCCAGGGGATTGTGGCTGAAATTGATATTCACGAACAACGGGTACAGTTACAGGATGGTCCAGAAATCACTTATGAAAGGTTGGTGTTGGCGCTAGGTGGCGAAACCCCGCTTGATATGGTGCCAGGGGCAATGTCCTGTGCCTTTCCCTTCCGCACCCTTGCTGATGCCTATTCCCTAGAAGAAAGACTAAGAGTATTAGAAGAATCGGAAGCAGACAAAATTCGAGTTGCAATTGTTGGTGCTGGTTACAGCGGCGTTGAGTTGGCATGTAAGCTAGCAGACCGCTTTAGAGAACGGGGTCGATTCCGACTAATTGAACTGACTGACCAAATCCTGCGAACTTCTCCAGAATTTAACCGCCAATCGGCTAGCAAAGCCTTGGAAGCACGGGGTGTTTGGATTGATTTAGAAACCAGAATTGAATCAATTCAGTCAGATGCGATCGCACTAGAATACAAAAATCAAGTGGACACCATTCCCGTAGATTTGGTGATTTGGACAGTAGGAACGCGCGTAGCGCCAGTAGTGCGATCTTTGCCCCTGAAGCAAAATCAACGCGGTCAACTCACAACAACACCTACTTTGCAAGTAGTAGAACATCCAGAAATCTTTGCCTTAGGAGATTTGGCTGATTGCCGTGATGCCGAAGGACAACAAGTCCCCGCAACTGCCCAAGCTGCCTTACAACAAGGCGACTATGCAGGCTGGAATATCTGGGCTTCCCTTACCAATCGACCCTTACTTCCCTACCACTACCAGCACTTAGCGGAAATAATGACACTGGGGACGAACAATGCCACTTTTGCTGGTCTAGGAATAACACTAGATGGTCCTCTTGCCTATGTTGCCCGTCGCCTCGCTTATCTATATCGGATGCCAACTTTAGACCACCAGCTTAAAATTGGTCTTAACTGGATTGTAGGTCCTATCATTGAGAGCCTAGAGGTTAGAGGCTAA
- a CDS encoding GspE/PulE family protein: MQAQPTITSAWQRLKNNEVNCEEALKLLLDEQGVVNQALIDREVSSRFLRHFPDKSSLPPAIPLLLWRGCYYLGSPVELSAEVIKELSARTGSEVKIVRIADKSYRTWFHTQNLNPNRITSMPLVNPITGELEQENITETTEIYLTKAADQIGRLKTIISGALRNRASDIHLEPMPDGLRVRYRIDGVLRDITTLPAELSRRVVVALKVMCNMDISENRRPQDGRIEEKYNSGEEAELGMDMRVSTLPCVNGEKAVIRLLPRQNPFSNIENLGFTQKTLPIYTSWLRQPQGMIILTGPTGSGKTSTLYTSLQVVATEHVNVVTVEDPVEYVLPNITQTQVHEPAGMTFAAGLRAILRQDPDIIMVGEIRDCETAETAVRAALTGHLVFTTLHTNDAVGAIPRLKDIGPDPGLLSDALLGIVGQRLVRRVCPHCSEPYTPTEADLKVLGLGRDQIRPGAWRHGRGCSMCFNSGFLGREAIVELLDIDDRVRELIYEGTITQLHRHLREINFASFRLAAIEKVTSGLTTVQEILRVLPRSSLYNNVVGQERISPIKSVRFS; the protein is encoded by the coding sequence ATGCAAGCCCAACCTACTATTACCTCCGCTTGGCAACGGCTGAAAAATAACGAGGTCAACTGTGAAGAAGCGCTTAAACTTCTGCTAGACGAACAAGGAGTTGTCAACCAAGCACTAATCGACCGAGAAGTTAGTAGCAGATTTTTGCGACATTTTCCGGATAAAAGTTCATTGCCCCCTGCAATTCCCTTGTTATTGTGGCGTGGTTGCTACTACTTGGGCAGCCCAGTTGAGCTATCGGCAGAAGTAATCAAAGAGCTTAGCGCTCGCACTGGCAGCGAGGTTAAAATCGTTCGGATTGCGGATAAAAGCTATCGTACCTGGTTTCACACCCAAAACCTCAATCCTAACCGCATCACCTCAATGCCTCTAGTGAATCCGATCACGGGCGAGCTAGAGCAAGAAAATATCACTGAAACCACAGAGATATATCTCACCAAAGCAGCCGATCAAATTGGTCGACTTAAAACTATCATTTCTGGGGCATTGCGGAACCGAGCCAGCGACATCCATCTAGAACCGATGCCGGATGGCTTAAGAGTCCGCTATCGGATTGATGGCGTGCTGCGCGATATTACTACCCTGCCAGCCGAATTAAGCCGCCGGGTGGTTGTCGCGCTGAAAGTCATGTGTAACATGGACATCTCTGAAAACCGTCGTCCTCAAGATGGACGGATTGAAGAGAAATACAATTCCGGTGAAGAGGCAGAACTGGGAATGGACATGCGTGTCAGTACTCTGCCTTGTGTGAATGGGGAAAAAGCAGTGATTCGCTTGCTGCCTCGGCAAAACCCCTTTTCCAACATCGAAAACTTAGGCTTTACTCAAAAAACGCTACCGATTTACACAAGCTGGCTACGGCAGCCACAAGGGATGATTATCCTCACAGGTCCGACTGGGAGTGGTAAGACCAGTACCTTGTACACCAGCTTGCAAGTCGTTGCTACGGAGCACGTCAATGTGGTGACAGTAGAAGACCCAGTGGAGTATGTGTTACCCAACATTACTCAAACTCAGGTGCATGAACCCGCTGGTATGACCTTTGCCGCCGGCTTACGAGCAATTTTGCGTCAAGACCCAGACATTATCATGGTAGGTGAAATTCGAGACTGTGAAACAGCAGAAACCGCAGTCAGGGCAGCACTTACAGGACATTTAGTGTTTACCACTTTACACACAAACGATGCCGTTGGTGCAATTCCTCGACTTAAAGATATTGGTCCCGATCCAGGATTGCTCAGTGATGCCCTACTGGGGATTGTGGGACAACGCCTAGTGCGGCGGGTCTGTCCTCATTGTTCCGAACCTTACACGCCGACTGAGGCAGATTTGAAGGTGTTAGGCTTAGGACGAGACCAAATTCGACCTGGTGCATGGCGGCATGGTCGTGGCTGCTCTATGTGCTTCAATTCCGGCTTCTTGGGACGGGAGGCGATCGTGGAGTTGCTCGATATTGACGATCGGGTACGGGAACTGATCTACGAAGGTACTATTACTCAGTTACATCGCCATCTGCGAGAAATCAACTTTGCTTCGTTTCGCTTGGCGGCGATTGAAAAGGTGACAAGTGGTCTGACCACAGTACAGGAAATCTTGCGAGTGTTACCTCGCAGTTCGTTGTATAACAATGTTGTAGGTCAAGAACGAATCAGCCCAATCAAGTCAGTAAGATTTAGCTGA
- a CDS encoding Nif3-like dinuclear metal center hexameric protein, whose amino-acid sequence MLHLDDLAQFLEHFLAVHRFSQAERGGVYLPSTRPISKLGLALEPWSQLAQWADHHRLDALFLHRPWKLQPEQLPQNLGVVSYHLAFDERLTLGFNPRLADVLAMSTLSVLGKKEGRPIGMIGQIPTQNFSSYCSCVNEVFDGHDEAHIGVRTEISQVAVVGAMTDTLVREAVERGADVYITGQFRKSASSTVSETGIGIIAVGHHRCEEWGLRAIAGVLRERWSRLEVVLPPS is encoded by the coding sequence ATGCTCCATTTAGATGATTTGGCACAATTTTTGGAGCACTTCTTGGCTGTCCATCGCTTTAGTCAAGCAGAAAGAGGCGGTGTATATTTGCCATCAACCCGCCCAATTAGTAAGTTGGGATTAGCCTTGGAACCTTGGTCACAGCTAGCACAATGGGCTGATCACCACCGCTTGGATGCTCTATTTTTGCATCGACCCTGGAAACTCCAACCAGAGCAACTGCCTCAAAATCTCGGTGTAGTCTCCTATCATCTTGCTTTTGATGAGCGTCTGACGTTGGGCTTCAATCCTCGCCTCGCCGATGTTCTGGCTATGTCAACCCTATCAGTGCTGGGTAAAAAAGAAGGACGACCTATCGGAATGATTGGGCAGATTCCCACCCAAAACTTTAGCAGCTACTGTAGTTGTGTGAACGAGGTTTTTGACGGACACGATGAAGCCCATATCGGTGTACGCACTGAGATTTCACAAGTGGCAGTGGTTGGGGCGATGACAGATACACTAGTACGTGAGGCGGTGGAGCGTGGCGCGGACGTTTACATTACAGGGCAATTTAGAAAATCAGCTTCCTCTACCGTATCGGAAACTGGGATTGGGATTATTGCGGTTGGTCATCACCGTTGTGAGGAGTGGGGATTACGTGCGATCGCTGGGGTGTTACGCGAACGCTGGTCCAGGCTAGAAGTCGTTTTACCGCCCAGCTAA
- a CDS encoding HAD family hydrolase, protein MQRPKVIFFDAVGTLFGVKGSVGEVYGNMAQRFGVEVSPTTLNQSFFQSFKAASPPIFPGVEPQKISKYEFEWWQAITLRTFQEVGVLNQFSDFSAFFTELYQHFATADPWFIYPDVLPTLKRWHQLGIELGVLSNFDSRLYSVLQALDLAQFFTSVTISTEVGAAKPDPQIFAVGLNKHNCPAQLAWHIGDSLKEDYQGAKAAGLRAVWLKRDE, encoded by the coding sequence ATGCAACGACCCAAAGTGATTTTTTTCGATGCTGTTGGCACACTGTTTGGGGTAAAAGGCAGTGTGGGCGAGGTTTATGGCAACATGGCTCAGCGGTTTGGTGTTGAAGTCTCACCTACAACCTTAAATCAATCATTTTTTCAAAGTTTCAAAGCAGCATCGCCACCCATATTTCCAGGGGTAGAACCGCAAAAGATTTCGAAGTACGAATTTGAGTGGTGGCAAGCTATTACACTTCGCACATTTCAAGAAGTAGGCGTCCTCAACCAATTCTCAGACTTTTCTGCTTTTTTTACTGAACTCTATCAGCACTTCGCTACTGCCGATCCTTGGTTTATTTATCCCGATGTTCTTCCAACCCTAAAACGCTGGCACCAACTAGGAATTGAGCTAGGAGTGCTGTCGAATTTTGATTCCCGTCTTTACTCAGTCTTGCAAGCTCTTGACCTTGCCCAGTTTTTCACCTCCGTCACTATTTCTACAGAGGTAGGTGCAGCAAAACCAGATCCCCAAATTTTTGCAGTTGGGTTAAACAAACATAATTGCCCAGCCCAGTTAGCTTGGCATATTGGCGATAGTTTAAAAGAAGATTACCAGGGAGCCAAGGCAGCTGGATTAAGAGCTGTTTGGCTCAAGCGGGATGAATAG